The genomic segment GACGAAAGCAGGGGGCAGGTTGTCAGGCACGTGAACGAGGTCTAAAATTTGTGCGTTGCGAGACCGAACATGATAGGCCAAACAACCCCCACTCCCGACGACGAATCTGAAGCCCCGCTGGTCCCCGCGGCACCCGTGCCCGTGGAACAGGAAAAAGCAGAGGAATTCGGCGGCCGCGGCGGACTTGATCCGGTGCGGTACGGCGATTGGGAGAAAA from the Stenotrophomonas maltophilia genome contains:
- a CDS encoding DUF1674 domain-containing protein gives rise to the protein MIGQTTPTPDDESEAPLVPAAPVPVEQEKAEEFGGRGGLDPVRYGDWEKNGRCIDF